The genomic DNA ACAATTGGGAACTTCTGTAATGCCGAATTGGTGGCGCCTCGTTTGCCGAGGCGTATGCGGGTGCACACGGGAAAGCACTCAGGTGGTTCTGTTTCACGCTCTGTAAGTGGCATCCGGGAGGCGTTTAAGGCGAGGCTGCGGCGTTCGGAAACGATTAACGTCGCGGTAGAAACGCATTTCCCATGCGGCTGGAAATGATCGCCGGCAGGACCACGAGATCGCCTACCAACGCAGTAGCTAGCATGCTAGACATCAGCCAAGCGAAACGAGAGATTGGGGCGAATGGGCTGAGGGCGTAGACCAGCAATCCCAGCCCACAGATCAAAGAGGTTTGCAGCATCGCCCGACTGCAGTGCCGGTAGGCGTAGACCAACGCATCGTGTTTGGTCAGTCCGCTAGAGGCGCCACGTCGGAACCAGGTTACAAAATGCAGCGTATCGTCGACGGCGATCCCCATCGCTGCGGTGATCGTCATCATCGATCCAATCTCGACTTTGACGCCCAACCAGCCGAGCAGTCCAAACAGCAGCACTGCGGGGAAGACGTTCGAGATCATCGCCAACAAGCCGGCGACAACGCTTCGCATCGTGACCATCATCGCGACTGCAATCAGGGCAAACGCTGTGATAAAGCTGCGGGCCATATCGTCCAGCAACTGTTCCTGCGACTTTTGGATCAGCGGCATGCTGCCACAGACAACGCTGCGAATGTCTTGATCGCCAGCCCGTTCGTCGATCACCTCGGCGATCGCCGCCTTCAATTCTCGCCCGATCCGTTCCAAGTCGATCTCTTCGGAGGTCGGCACCCTTGCGCTGATCCGCCACAACTCTTCCTGCGGGTTGTCTTGGAAGTATTGCATTTCGCGATACATCTCCCGCAGCGATTCAAACCGCCGCTCCAACACAATTCGCTGAGCGATCTGGCCGATACCTCGCGTCCCCGATCGGAAGGTGTCGGGATAACCTGGCGAGAAGTTGACTGCCGATACGGTCCCACCGATGCCGTCGACTTGCATCGCTGCATGCTGCACCTTGCGAACCATGTTCATTCGGTCGAGCATCGGCGTCCGGCTGGTGCTCGCTTCGATGGACGACTTCGGGATTCGAAGCACGATTTCGACGGGCGTAAGTGGGCCGATCTGAGTTTCAAACCATTCGTAATCCTGCAGGATCTTGGCGCCGGGCGAAAACAGATCGTGGACCCTGGCTGTCGATTGCAGCCGCGTGATGCCAGCGATTCCGGCCGCCATCGTCACTGCGGTGATCAGCAGGATCGCAGGCGACCAGCGGGCAATTCGATCGACCACGCCTTGAAATGCAAAGCCTTGATCCTCGCCGGCCCCAGTCGCCAGCTTCGCCGCCCAACGCCGCGGCGACCACAGTTCCAACTGGCACGGAAACAAAAGAAACAGGATCCCCGTTCCCAGTACGACGCCGACGGCGGCAAACAGTCCAAACTTCTGGATCGGCAGCAGGAAGCTAGTGACCAGGGAAATCAGTCCCAGGCTGGTCGTCAGCGACGACAGCCAGCAGGGCGCAAATGCATGCCGAATCGCTTTGCTTGGTGCTCCTTGCAGCCCTTCGCTGGCGACGACATCGCGGTAGATGTTGACCAGATGCACACCGGTGGAAATGCTGAGCACGAAGACCAACGAGGGGACCATCAGCATGACGCTGTCCATCGTCGATCCGGCAAACGAAATCAACGCCAGGCTAAGCATCTGGCAATAAACGGCGTTCATGAAGACAAACGCGCTGATTGCGATGCTGCGAAAACTGAGATAAAGGACAACGCAACCGATCGCATAACAGACGATCGTATACCACTCCATATTTTTCTGGCTGGCCTCATCGATTGCGACGCCATCGTAGGTCGATCCGGCGATATGAATCTGGTCGCTTGGCAAACCGACAACCCGCTTGGTCGTCTCGCGAACGTGAGCCAACATCGCATCGCGCAACTGCCACCCTTCAGCCGTTAGCATCAGCACAACCGAACTGATCACCGGATCTCCCGCCGCCTTGGGCGCACCGACGATCCAACCATTAAGGCGCGCAATCGCTTGCGATCTCTTAAGCGACAGCGGATTGTCGGTCAATTGCTTGACCAGATCGTTGCCCGACGTGACATACCGAAACAACCGAATCTGCCTTTGGCCTGCGATGTCGACAGGTTGCTGCAGTAGCTCCGTCAGCTCTGCCTGCCGCGGATCGTCCAGATGACAACCGTCCCAACTGAGTATCAGAACGTCGTCGCTAACGAATTGCTGCGAAAACCAAGCCAGATCCTTGGTCTCTTGGAACCGCTCGGGCAACCAGTCCTCGGGGCGGTTCGAATTGGTCGCCAAGGCGTCGATCGCGCCACGAGCGATCGGCAGCAAACCGAGCAACGCCAACAACAGGATGACGATTCGATAACGGTTAAAAATGTGAGACCTCATCATGCCCCAATTGGAAGCTAGTCTTGGACCATACGGACAGGGCTAAGATAATAGGCGATAATTTGGGGAAGGGTAAGCAGTTCAGCGGTCAGCAGCTGGCCCAGCGGAAGCGCGAGCGTGGTTTAGGTGCCCCGGCCCAAAAACGGAACGACCAGGTGTTGCAGAGCGATCGCCGCCAGTTCGGCGTTGACATCTTCCGTCGTTGGCGATTCGAGCGTGTCGGTCACCTCATCGGCGATCAGTTGAGCGAACCGCAGCCGCGCTGCCTCCAGCGTAATTCGAAATTTTTGGGGTGTAACCTGCGTTTCGAATTTGTTGCCAACACGAACCGCCAGCATCGACTCGGTGTCGTCGGGCTGCTCCGTTGCCAAGCGAAGTGCACTGTACTCAAAATTGCCGGGATTGGCGTGTTCGAATCGCTCCAATGCCCGCCATACGCGAGCCAGCAGACATTCCCGCCAGTTATCCAGCCAGGCCGGATCATCGACCTGCATCTGATCGATCGGCGGGACCACCTCCGACGGTTCGCGTCGATATTGTGCCGTCGCCGCCCCTCGAGCCGAACGCAACAGGTAATCGCGTAGACGCCCCTTTTCCGACTCGCCAAACCCCTTCGACGCGAGATGTCCCAACAGCAAGACCAACGATTTGTCGGCCGCTTCGCCATCGCCCCACAGATCGATCAGGTAGTTTCGCATCGCGGTGATGTAACGCATCGTGTAGCCGCCGGCGCTGTCGGCTTGCGACCAACGGGTCGATTGCCGCGCCAATTGGATCGTTCGATCGGTTGGGTGCGATGGGGACATGATCTGCTATTGAACCTTCAGGTGAAGGCGAGGGACTTTGTCGACGTCAGTTGATTCTTTGGAAAAGAATATTGTATTTTCGGCCTGCTTGCTGTGGCTGACCACGACAAACGTCACCTCGGGATCGGGGAACGTCAGTAGGAACGCATCCAGTTCGTCGCCGAAAAAACGGACGTTGTCGTTCGCCTTGTCGGCCAATCGCCCCTCGGTGTTGTCGATCGTGGTGCTGCACAGATACTTCGCTTTGCCAAGGTTCTGAGCCGTCGGAGAGTTCTTCCAGACCAGCGCTCCCTCCCCCTGCTCTTTCCACTGGCTAGCTTGTTGAGCGTCGAGCCCGTACAGGCGAAGTTCCAGTTTCGCCGCCGCGCCTCCTTTGACAGCGAGACTGATGACCGCGTCCTGCAGTTTGGCCAACGGGTGCTCCCAGCGGCTGACGTCGAACCTTAAATAGATGTACTGCAGCGAGCCGTCCGTTTTTTCAGGCAACTGCACCGACAGCAAATCCTGTTGGCCACGCGATTTGTCGTCGCCACGGACAACCGTCGTGTCGGCGCCGGTTCCCGAGCGTGTTGTGATCTGTTGGAATCCCGACAGCGGGCCGCTGGAATAATCGGCGGCCACCGAAATTTGAGCGGCAACTTGCGAGCTCAGTTGGTCGTCGGGAGTCATCAGTCGCAGGAAGAGATCGTAAGTTCCCGGCGGCAGATCTTCGCTTTCAAACCGCGCCAACATCTCCAACGACTTGCCTGGTGGAGGAATCCGAGCGCCGGCGACCCGCAGCGGGAACATCGTGGCCGGCCGCTCGCTGCCGCCGGATTGCGGTTTTAAGAAGACTCGGGCCTTGGCCGCGACACCCGCTTTGCCGGCCAGGATTGCGGGATCGACTTGGCGATTGGCTGCCGTATTCACCAAACGGAATCGAATCAGCCCCGACTGTCCCACCGTGATCCGATCGGATTCCAAAGTCACCGCCTCCATCTTCAATGGCGCAAGCATCTCGGTCGTCACGACAACCGGTTTGGCCTTGAGCGGTTTTGTCGGCGGTGCGGCGACGTTGTTTCCCGATTCCGGTGGGCTCGACTTGGGCCGCATCGCAACGATTCCCACCACCACAGCCAACAAAGCTGCGGCGATCGCCCCCGCGGCGAGCGGGATATTTGAGCGGCGGTTTTTCGTCGAACGCAAAGGACGTGTCGGTGGTGTGTCTTGAATCGTGATCTCGACCGGCAGGCTTTCGTTCGACGTCTCGGTGGCAGCAGCGGAAGGAGACGCCGGTTCATCGGTCAACGACTTCAGTTCCTCCAACAACGCGTTGGCGCTCGGCGGTCGATCCTTGGGCTCTTTTGAGAGCAACCGGTCGATGAGGTCCGACAGTTGAGGCGGAACATGTTCGACGAACTCGTTCAGCGAACGCGGCGAGTGGGCGATGATGGCGATCAACATCATCGCCACATTGGAATAGCGAAACGGCAGCTGACCGCTGCACATCTCGTACATCACGATCCCCAAACTGTACAGATCCGAGCGGTCGTCGACAGGTTCGTCGGCAGCTTGTTCGGGCGAGAGATAGCCGGGCGTGCCGACGACTGCGCCGCGACGCGACAGCGAATCGACGGGACCTGTCATCGCCGCTAGACCGAAGTCCAAGATCTTCGGCCGCCCCTTTTCGGCTTCGATCCAGATGTTCGCCGGTTTGATGTCGCGATGGATGATCCCCTGCTGATGCGCCGCGCCGAGCCCACGCGCGACCTGGCGTCCGATCGCGATGATCTGTTTCGTGTTGAACTTGTAGCCTTTGCGCAAGACCTGTTCGAGCGATTGGCCTTTCAGCAGCTCCATCGCCAAGAAAGGTGTGTTGTTCTGTTCATCGACCTCGAAGATCGTCGCCACATTGTCGTGGTGCACCGCCGCTTGAGCGCGGGCTTCGCGGACGAACCGATCCCGCGCATGCTTCGACGCCGCAATCCGCTGGCTCATCACTTTTAACGCGACTTTGCGCTGCAGCCGTTGGTCCTCGGCCAGAAAGACCTTCCCCATTCCCCCTTCGCCGATCAGCTCCAAAACTCGATACGCCCCCAGCCGCCCAAGCTCATCGGGCAGTTCTGGCGGTGACAAATACGGATAATCTTCGGAACGCGTGCTCATCCGCATTTTGGGGTGATCGAGATCGGGACGCTTGCCGTGGCGTTGGGCATCAAATCCCCAGACTAAGTCCCGCATCGGCCCTGTTCAACGGTAGAAATGCTCTGCCGGAGTAATTCTTCCGGTGCCCTCCCTCTCGATCGGACTCCGCTCGATCGTTCTCCTGGTGCAACCGGCTGGGCACCGTCGATCCGATCATCGCGGTTACGACTGAACCGGTGCCGTCGGGCGAGCTCATCGGGCGTCCCAGTTAGATCGCTCAGGCGGCTCGTTCAACCTGCGGGAATCCAGCCAGCCGAGTCCGAGTGCGTGTCGCTTTAAAAACACGTTGTGGTTTGGTCGGCATGGATTATGGCAATATCTCCCGTCCCGGTAGCGATCGTTGGAAACATTGGTTCAGCCGACCCTCGCATCACTCGACTACTTGCGACTTCGCCCGCAGCCGAGAGTTTCTCAAATCGCATTGGGCTCGGTTTGCAGGGCGCCCCAAAGCGCTTGGATCGCAAGCTCTGTCTCCTGCAAGCTCGCCGCTCCGCCAAGGCAGACTCGGAGCGCTTCGGGTGCTTCGATATCGACGCAGAAGCGATCCGATGCCACCACGCCCAACGCATAGCCGCGCATCCAATCGACAAGATGGGCCCGCGTCCAGGGTTTTTTCAAACGGATCCAGGCGTGAAAAGCATGTTCATCGGTTTGCACGATGTCGGCCGGCAGGTAGCGTTTGAGCAACCGCTGTCGCGCCCGGGTCGACGATCGCACCGATGCCAACACGGCGTCGGCCAGTCCCGATTCAATCCAATGAGTTGCCAAAGTGGCGCAGACCGGCGACGCCATTACGGAAACCGCTCGCAGCGCCGACAGCACGCCGCTGGCCCGTTGGTCGCGTGGGGCAACCAGATACGCGATCCGCAACCCCGGTGCCAAACACTTGGCTAACGTCGTCACGTAGAATGTGATCTCGGGGGCTAGCGCGGCAAACGGCGGTGGGCCGGCTGTCGGCAGCATCCCGTAAGCATCGTCTTCGATAATTGCGATCCCATGTTTGCGAGCGACCTGCACGATCTCGCTGCGGCGCTGGATCGGCATCGTTTCAACCGTTGGATTGCGAAGCGTTGGATTGACGTAAACCACACGCACCCGATTTTCTCGGGCCGCTCGATCGAGCGCCGCTGGCAACATCCCGTGAGCATCTCCAGGCAGCCCCATCAAGCGGCGGCGCAGCGTCGATGCGACTTCTTTGATTCCCGAATACGTGATCTGATCGCACCCGATCACATCGTCGGGCGATCCGATCTTGGCGACAATCGCTCCCAACGCAACATGCGCTCCCGCCGTCACGTAAACAGCTTCGGGACCGGCATCGATCCCGCGATTCGAAAGCCACCGGATCGCGGCGGCGCGATCGCGCATCGATCCGCCCAGCGGTTGGTATCGCAACACCGAAGGCATCGATTCGGAAACCACTTGAAACGAATCGGCGATCGCCGTCAGTACATCGGGATCGGCGACATCGGGCGGTTGATTCATGGATCGATCCGCGAGGTCAAATTGCCGGCCGACGCGGGTCGGTTGCGGCGAACTGCGGCGGACAAACGTCCCCGCCCCGACTCGAGCTTCGACCAGCCCGCGTCGCGCCGCTTCGGAGTATCCGCGGGCGATTGTGGTCACGTCCAAATTCAAGCGTTTGGCAAGCGTCCGTTGCGTCGGTAAATGGTCGCCACCTCGCAACCTCCCGTCTTGAATATCGGCAGCGATCGCTTCGGCCACAGCCAAATAGATCGGGATGTCTGGGCGCTCGACATCGGGCAACCAGTCGTCTCGTCGCTGCGATGTTTTGTTCTTCACAACCATCCCTCTCTCGAACCCGTGAACGCCAATTGGCCGGAAGTGCGTGGCTCCTAGCCTAGATGAATAGCCATTCAATCGCTAGCAGCTTCTGTGTTGTAAATCGCAACTAAAGTGAACGTTGCACCAGTCGAGTTTCAATTGCGCGGTTGATTTGCCTATTGATTGACTGCATCCAAAAGGTCGATTGAATGGATTGCTAACGATCTGCCAAAGCTAGATTGACGGGGCGGCTGCGGTGGAGCATTACTACTTCCATGAGCACCCATTCACCCGATCCGACCACGACTTCCAAGCCCAAGCTGACTCGCGATGAACAGATCAAGGCGGACAGCCAATATCTCGCTGGGGAGATCGCCCAAGAGTTGGCCGACGAATCACCGAGCTTTGGGACCGAGACGCTGAAGCTGCTGAAGTTCCACGGCACCTACCAACAGGACGACCGCGATCAACGCAGCGTGCTCCGCAAACAGGGAAAGGAGAAGGCGTTCTCGATGATGGTCCGCTGCCGGATTCCTGGCGGTCGGTTGACGCCGCGACAGTTTCTCGCACATTTGGATATCTGTGACCTTCTGGGCAATTCGACCATGAAGATCACCACGCGTCAGACGATCCAATTGCATGGTGTCGTGCGACGTGACTTGCAGCAAACCATTCGCAAGATCAACGCAATCGGACTATCGACACTCGCTGCCTGCGGGGATGTCAATCGCAACGTGATGTGCTGCCCTCGCAAGCAAAACGATCCCGTTCATCGCGAACTCCAACGCCTTGCGGATGCCTTGGCTGTCTCGCTCGCTCCGCAAACATCCGCTTATCACGAACTGTGGGTCACCGACGTACAAACGGGGGAACGCATGTTCGCATCCCACACTCCCAGCGATCCGTCCGGGGATGAAAGCGAGGGCGGAGCGGAGGCACCATCAAATGTCGAGCCGCTGTATGGGCCGACCTATCTGCCGCGAAAATTCAAATGTGGGATCGCATTGCCAGCGGACAACTGCATCGATATCTACACCCAAGACCTTGGCTTCCTGGCAGTCGTTCGCGACGGACGCGTGATCGGATACAACGTGTTGGTCGGGGGCGGAATGGGGACCACGCCCAGCCAAAAGAAGACCTATCCAGCGGTTGCCAAACGGATGGCGTTCTGCACCGCGGAACAAGCTGTCGACGTAGCGAAAGCTGTTTTGATCGTGCAACGCGACAATGGGGATCGAAGCGATCGAAAGGTCGCCAGGATGAAGTATCTTGTCGACCGTTGGGGAATCGAAACGTTTCGCCAGCATGTCCAGCGTCTGCTTAACTTCCCGTTGGGAGATTGCACCGAGGATGATGTCCAGGACGTCGACGATCACATGGGCTGGCAAGCTCAGGACGATGGGCTCTTCTCTTACGGGGTGAGCATCGAAAACGGGCGAGTCAAAGATCAAGCCGCCAAGCAACTGAAAACCGGGCTGCGAGAGATCGTCAACTATCTGGGAACGGAGGTTCGTTTGGCGGGGAACCAGAGTCTGATCTTCTGCGACATCCGCCCCGACCAACGCCAACGCATCGCCGAGATCCTGGTTGCCAATGGGATTCGCCCGACCGAAGAGGTAAGCATGGCGCGACGGTACGCGATGGCTTGCGTGGCACTTCCGTCGTGTGGTTTGGCGATTACCGAAGCCGAACGGCGACTGCCGGGATTGATCGACGACCTGGAACGCGAACTCGCACGTCTGGGGCTGTGTGCCAAGCGGTTCACGATCCGCATGACCGGTTGCCCCAATGGATGTGCCCGCCCCTACGTCGCCGATATCGGCTTGGTTGGCAAAGCGGTCGATCGCTACACGATCTACGTTGGCGGAACCTTGCTTGGAACGCGGTTGGCTTTCATCTATCGCGACATGGTCGCCGCGTCGGACCTGGTGCCTCAGTTGGTCCAGCTGTTCACAGCCTACAAACATCACGCCAGCGATGGCGAAAGCTTTGGCGATTTCTGTAATCGATTCGGTGATGGGCTCGCGGCGATCGTCGACGACACCGCAGCGAGTCTAACTGTCGACGGGCCTACATCGATTTAATGCAGCAGCAAACGGCAGCAAGTCTCTCCACGGCTCGCTTCCTTTCGGATAACTCAGGAGCAAACAATGGAACAACTAAAAGGTTTGTGGCGCGACACGAAATACCTGTGGCTCGGGTTTGCGTTTGCCAGCGTCGCATTTGCTGCGTTTGGATCCTGGTACCACTTGGCCGTGATCCCCTGCCTGCCCGTCTGTTTCACCTATTTCGCATGGATGCGGTACGACGAAAACGGCAAACCCAAAAACGATTTCAACGGCGCCGACCATTAAACAGTGGTTGCAAGCCTGCGGAATGGCGTCGACGCCCGCTTCGTGGGAGCGTCCGGATGCCTGGCGATGCCGTTATTCGCAGTTCTCCGACCCGTGGGCGTTTCTTGCTCGCTCGCGGTGTCATCGCTGGCAAGCCGAATCCAAAATCTTCGGCCGTCCCTTTTCGGCTTCGATCTAGATGTTCGCCGGATTGGTTTCCCGGTGGATGATCTCGTGCTGATCCGCCGCGCCGAGCCCACGCG from Rosistilla oblonga includes the following:
- a CDS encoding efflux RND transporter permease subunit — protein: MMRSHIFNRYRIVILLLALLGLLPIARGAIDALATNSNRPEDWLPERFQETKDLAWFSQQFVSDDVLILSWDGCHLDDPRQAELTELLQQPVDIAGQRQIRLFRYVTSGNDLVKQLTDNPLSLKRSQAIARLNGWIVGAPKAAGDPVISSVVLMLTAEGWQLRDAMLAHVRETTKRVVGLPSDQIHIAGSTYDGVAIDEASQKNMEWYTIVCYAIGCVVLYLSFRSIAISAFVFMNAVYCQMLSLALISFAGSTMDSVMLMVPSLVFVLSISTGVHLVNIYRDVVASEGLQGAPSKAIRHAFAPCWLSSLTTSLGLISLVTSFLLPIQKFGLFAAVGVVLGTGILFLLFPCQLELWSPRRWAAKLATGAGEDQGFAFQGVVDRIARWSPAILLITAVTMAAGIAGITRLQSTARVHDLFSPGAKILQDYEWFETQIGPLTPVEIVLRIPKSSIEASTSRTPMLDRMNMVRKVQHAAMQVDGIGGTVSAVNFSPGYPDTFRSGTRGIGQIAQRIVLERRFESLREMYREMQYFQDNPQEELWRISARVPTSEEIDLERIGRELKAAIAEVIDERAGDQDIRSVVCGSMPLIQKSQEQLLDDMARSFITAFALIAVAMMVTMRSVVAGLLAMISNVFPAVLLFGLLGWLGVKVEIGSMMTITAAMGIAVDDTLHFVTWFRRGASSGLTKHDALVYAYRHCSRAMLQTSLICGLGLLVYALSPFAPISRFAWLMSSMLATALVGDLVVLPAIISSRMGNAFLPRR
- a CDS encoding serine/threonine-protein kinase, which codes for MRDLVWGFDAQRHGKRPDLDHPKMRMSTRSEDYPYLSPPELPDELGRLGAYRVLELIGEGGMGKVFLAEDQRLQRKVALKVMSQRIAASKHARDRFVREARAQAAVHHDNVATIFEVDEQNNTPFLAMELLKGQSLEQVLRKGYKFNTKQIIAIGRQVARGLGAAHQQGIIHRDIKPANIWIEAEKGRPKILDFGLAAMTGPVDSLSRRGAVVGTPGYLSPEQAADEPVDDRSDLYSLGIVMYEMCSGQLPFRYSNVAMMLIAIIAHSPRSLNEFVEHVPPQLSDLIDRLLSKEPKDRPPSANALLEELKSLTDEPASPSAAATETSNESLPVEITIQDTPPTRPLRSTKNRRSNIPLAAGAIAAALLAVVVGIVAMRPKSSPPESGNNVAAPPTKPLKAKPVVVTTEMLAPLKMEAVTLESDRITVGQSGLIRFRLVNTAANRQVDPAILAGKAGVAAKARVFLKPQSGGSERPATMFPLRVAGARIPPPGKSLEMLARFESEDLPPGTYDLFLRLMTPDDQLSSQVAAQISVAADYSSGPLSGFQQITTRSGTGADTTVVRGDDKSRGQQDLLSVQLPEKTDGSLQYIYLRFDVSRWEHPLAKLQDAVISLAVKGGAAAKLELRLYGLDAQQASQWKEQGEGALVWKNSPTAQNLGKAKYLCSTTIDNTEGRLADKANDNVRFFGDELDAFLLTFPDPEVTFVVVSHSKQAENTIFFSKESTDVDKVPRLHLKVQ
- a CDS encoding NADPH-dependent assimilatory sulfite reductase hemoprotein subunit; amino-acid sequence: MSTHSPDPTTTSKPKLTRDEQIKADSQYLAGEIAQELADESPSFGTETLKLLKFHGTYQQDDRDQRSVLRKQGKEKAFSMMVRCRIPGGRLTPRQFLAHLDICDLLGNSTMKITTRQTIQLHGVVRRDLQQTIRKINAIGLSTLAACGDVNRNVMCCPRKQNDPVHRELQRLADALAVSLAPQTSAYHELWVTDVQTGERMFASHTPSDPSGDESEGGAEAPSNVEPLYGPTYLPRKFKCGIALPADNCIDIYTQDLGFLAVVRDGRVIGYNVLVGGGMGTTPSQKKTYPAVAKRMAFCTAEQAVDVAKAVLIVQRDNGDRSDRKVARMKYLVDRWGIETFRQHVQRLLNFPLGDCTEDDVQDVDDHMGWQAQDDGLFSYGVSIENGRVKDQAAKQLKTGLREIVNYLGTEVRLAGNQSLIFCDIRPDQRQRIAEILVANGIRPTEEVSMARRYAMACVALPSCGLAITEAERRLPGLIDDLERELARLGLCAKRFTIRMTGCPNGCARPYVADIGLVGKAVDRYTIYVGGTLLGTRLAFIYRDMVAASDLVPQLVQLFTAYKHHASDGESFGDFCNRFGDGLAAIVDDTAASLTVDGPTSI
- a CDS encoding PLP-dependent aminotransferase family protein, translated to MKNKTSQRRDDWLPDVERPDIPIYLAVAEAIAADIQDGRLRGGDHLPTQRTLAKRLNLDVTTIARGYSEAARRGLVEARVGAGTFVRRSSPQPTRVGRQFDLADRSMNQPPDVADPDVLTAIADSFQVVSESMPSVLRYQPLGGSMRDRAAAIRWLSNRGIDAGPEAVYVTAGAHVALGAIVAKIGSPDDVIGCDQITYSGIKEVASTLRRRLMGLPGDAHGMLPAALDRAARENRVRVVYVNPTLRNPTVETMPIQRRSEIVQVARKHGIAIIEDDAYGMLPTAGPPPFAALAPEITFYVTTLAKCLAPGLRIAYLVAPRDQRASGVLSALRAVSVMASPVCATLATHWIESGLADAVLASVRSSTRARQRLLKRYLPADIVQTDEHAFHAWIRLKKPWTRAHLVDWMRGYALGVVASDRFCVDIEAPEALRVCLGGAASLQETELAIQALWGALQTEPNAI